A single region of the Enterococcus mundtii genome encodes:
- the cls gene encoding cardiolipin synthase, whose translation MIKNKLQQYKILLILLILVAVSLIIFLNQIIYAWLIVEIFAFLLCGYLVIFDQREATSKIAWILALLFLPVVGIMLYYLIGREPRLRKLSKQQLDNERNIQETVSKILQEHSEIIHAKHDLSKEIFHLSAKYPTKDNQLTLLKEGTDAFASLLQDIKQATHHVHVFFYIIKGDETGEELVAALIEKARQGIKVRFMYDSVGSIAFPNQLLDTMRENGVEVRTYDLLNSPWLSNKANWRNHRKIVVIDGEIAHTGGMNIGNEYSGRGKKFSYWRDTNVRIEGPSVLELQECFVYDWLFLDEGTETITYFINQQELYFPLQTEQPKGSEIVQVVYGGPYDQERIIKDSFNDLIGKAVDSIKIAMPYFIPDEETLGALRRAARCGIKVQLIIPGKGDRGISFHGTNSFIDELLSAGVEVSIYDTTAFIHCKYMIVDDVVATIGSTNFDIRSFYLNHELSMFIYGPSKTIDELNVHFTEDLAHAEKVKKDEWQERSAWTKIKEKISGLFVPIL comes from the coding sequence ATGATAAAGAATAAATTGCAACAATACAAAATATTATTGATATTATTGATTCTTGTAGCTGTTTCGCTGATTATTTTTTTGAATCAAATCATTTATGCGTGGCTGATCGTGGAAATTTTTGCCTTTCTTCTTTGTGGCTATTTAGTGATTTTTGATCAAAGAGAAGCAACCTCTAAAATTGCTTGGATCTTAGCGTTATTATTTTTACCGGTCGTCGGGATCATGCTGTACTATCTGATTGGTCGTGAGCCACGATTACGCAAGTTATCGAAACAGCAACTAGACAATGAACGAAACATACAAGAGACGGTGTCCAAGATCCTTCAGGAACATTCAGAAATCATTCATGCCAAGCACGATCTTTCCAAAGAAATTTTCCATCTTTCCGCAAAGTATCCCACAAAAGACAATCAATTGACATTGTTAAAAGAAGGGACGGATGCTTTTGCTTCATTGTTGCAAGATATCAAACAGGCAACACATCATGTCCATGTTTTCTTCTATATTATAAAAGGGGATGAAACTGGCGAAGAACTAGTTGCTGCTTTGATCGAAAAAGCTCGACAGGGAATCAAAGTACGTTTTATGTATGACAGTGTCGGATCAATTGCTTTCCCGAATCAATTATTAGATACGATGCGAGAAAATGGTGTAGAGGTAAGAACCTATGATCTATTGAATTCACCGTGGCTGAGTAACAAAGCCAATTGGCGCAATCATCGGAAAATCGTTGTGATCGATGGGGAAATTGCACACACTGGTGGTATGAATATCGGGAATGAGTATAGTGGACGCGGGAAAAAGTTTTCTTATTGGCGGGATACGAATGTTCGAATCGAAGGGCCTTCTGTACTCGAGTTGCAGGAATGTTTCGTTTATGATTGGTTATTTCTCGATGAAGGGACGGAAACGATCACTTATTTCATCAATCAGCAAGAGCTGTATTTTCCATTACAAACGGAACAACCAAAAGGTTCGGAAATCGTACAGGTCGTTTACGGAGGGCCGTATGATCAGGAGAGGATCATCAAAGACTCTTTCAATGACTTGATTGGTAAAGCAGTTGATTCGATCAAGATTGCTATGCCTTACTTTATTCCAGATGAAGAAACTCTTGGGGCACTCAGACGAGCAGCTCGCTGTGGGATCAAAGTACAATTGATCATACCGGGAAAAGGCGATCGCGGGATTTCATTTCATGGGACGAACTCGTTTATTGATGAGTTGTTATCGGCAGGAGTTGAAGTGTCGATCTACGATACGACTGCATTTATCCATTGTAAATATATGATCGTTGATGATGTGGTTGCAACGATTGGATCAACTAATTTTGATATTCGCAGTTTTTATCTCAATCATGAACTGTCAATGTTCATTTATGGTCCATCAAAAACGATTGATGAATTGAACGTCCATTTTACAGAAGATTTAGCCCACGCTGAAAAGGTCAAAAAAGACGAATGGCAAGAGCGAAGTGCATGGACGAAAATCAAAGAGAAAATCAGTGGCTTGTTTGTGCCGATACTTTGA
- a CDS encoding glycosyltransferase — protein sequence MLLIMIVLFVAWLSGWCIFYRLPFITNLTSAKRFDTNVSIIIPVRNEANTLPKLLQSIQRQTIQPREIIVVDDDSTDGTAEIAKNLDATVFSNDREQHGKAAACWLGATKAQSEHFLFLDADTFFQTDNSLERLLNEYEKRGNSGLLSLQPFHQTVRFYEQLSFVFNVVILVGLNTFSVLGEKLKAAGAFGPCILCSKTDYFQVDGHKDMPSGILDDMALANRFQKAGFPIHLYGGKELIAFRMYPEGFKQLIQGWTKDFATASRATNPFILLGVILWISGGVGSVLAFGMEQWPLALVIYCLYVLQCIVFAKRVGNFKPIFLFVFPFFFIFFLFLFLWSLIQTYLLKSVTWKGRKIKL from the coding sequence TTGTTACTAATAATGATCGTCCTTTTTGTTGCTTGGCTTTCAGGTTGGTGTATCTTTTATCGACTGCCATTCATCACAAACCTAACCTCTGCAAAACGTTTTGACACAAATGTTTCAATCATTATTCCTGTACGTAACGAAGCAAATACGCTCCCCAAATTGCTACAATCGATCCAAAGGCAAACGATCCAACCACGAGAAATCATCGTCGTGGATGATGATTCCACTGACGGTACAGCAGAAATCGCCAAGAACTTAGATGCAACAGTTTTCTCAAATGATCGTGAGCAGCATGGCAAGGCGGCTGCCTGTTGGTTAGGTGCAACAAAGGCCCAAAGTGAGCATTTCTTATTTTTAGATGCAGATACATTTTTTCAGACAGACAATAGTTTGGAAAGACTGTTGAATGAATACGAAAAAAGAGGGAATAGTGGCTTGCTGTCGCTTCAACCGTTTCATCAAACTGTTCGCTTTTATGAACAGCTCTCGTTTGTTTTCAATGTGGTCATTCTGGTAGGGTTGAATACTTTTTCTGTGCTAGGTGAAAAATTAAAAGCAGCGGGGGCGTTCGGGCCGTGTATCTTATGCTCGAAAACCGATTACTTCCAAGTCGATGGGCATAAAGATATGCCTAGTGGGATCTTAGATGACATGGCTTTAGCCAATCGTTTTCAAAAGGCAGGATTTCCCATCCATTTATATGGTGGGAAAGAGTTGATTGCTTTTCGCATGTATCCTGAAGGTTTCAAGCAATTGATCCAAGGATGGACAAAGGATTTTGCCACAGCTTCTAGAGCAACCAATCCCTTTATTTTGTTAGGAGTCATCCTCTGGATAAGTGGTGGTGTTGGCTCAGTGTTGGCTTTTGGTATGGAACAATGGCCGCTCGCACTGGTCATTTATTGCCTGTATGTGCTCCAATGTATTGTATTTGCCAAACGTGTAGGAAATTTCAAGCCGATTTTCTTGTTCGTTTTTCCGTTCTTTTTTATCTTCTTTCTTTTCTTGTTTTTGTGGTCATTGATCCAAACCTATCTTTTGAAATCAGTGACTTGGAAAGGAAGAAAAATCAAACTTTAG
- a CDS encoding RNA polymerase sigma factor — MFNRIAKKQRVRHYESQLEQLIETQYQKMYRIAYSYTHCSEDALDVIQDSFQKALMDFSKVKKIDHFQAWFYKILVRTAIDYWRKNKRMPLNFELEDCPELEFIDCQNDVSYMELRELLSQTPSPEREIIILKFFEGFTLKEIAQILNLNENTVKTKMYRSLDNYKEILK, encoded by the coding sequence ATTTTTAATCGGATAGCAAAAAAGCAGCGAGTCAGACATTATGAATCTCAGTTAGAACAGCTGATTGAGACACAATATCAAAAAATGTATCGAATCGCTTATAGTTATACACACTGTTCGGAAGATGCACTAGATGTTATCCAAGATAGCTTTCAAAAAGCGCTGATGGATTTCTCAAAGGTAAAGAAGATCGATCATTTTCAAGCTTGGTTTTATAAAATCTTAGTCCGCACAGCAATTGATTATTGGCGCAAGAATAAACGAATGCCTTTGAATTTTGAATTGGAAGACTGTCCAGAACTTGAATTCATCGATTGTCAAAATGATGTTTCTTACATGGAATTACGTGAATTATTGAGCCAAACGCCTAGCCCAGAACGCGAGATTATTATCTTGAAATTTTTTGAAGGATTTACATTGAAAGAAATTGCTCAGATTTTAAATTTAAATGAGAATACAGTGAAAACAAAAATGTATCGCTCACTAGATAATTACAAAGAAATTTTAAAATAA
- a CDS encoding RsiV family protein, translated as MGGTKKKISMMNQAYRAGEIPEQLEDELFKRFTIAKKKVKVKRQVKHAVHIGLGIVCSVLILFAGVQNRDFRVWATEIPVLGELVSIITGKTYSFQEEESGIRIAVPKIIGKEEIHDQLNRKYLAEGQQAYEEGVKEIKKNGQQIDTTGGYRILVNDERFLVIDRSIEQTIASTQTNNQFDTLDKQNEVLVSLPLLFKNDDYLIALSKEIEEQMKNRMEKNPESTYFALEDNGSFLLKKDPSFYINKEHQLVIFFDKYEVAPGAMGTQEFVIDTNKIQSLLADPNYLN; from the coding sequence ATGGGAGGAACAAAGAAAAAAATAAGTATGATGAATCAGGCGTATCGAGCGGGGGAAATTCCTGAACAGCTAGAAGATGAGCTATTCAAGCGTTTTACGATTGCCAAGAAAAAAGTGAAGGTGAAACGACAAGTAAAACATGCTGTTCATATCGGTTTGGGGATCGTCTGCTCTGTACTTATTTTGTTCGCAGGTGTTCAAAATAGAGACTTTCGCGTATGGGCGACAGAAATCCCTGTTCTCGGAGAATTGGTTTCGATCATTACTGGGAAAACCTATTCATTCCAAGAAGAGGAATCGGGTATCAGGATTGCTGTTCCAAAAATAATTGGAAAAGAAGAAATCCATGACCAGTTGAATCGAAAATATCTCGCAGAGGGACAACAAGCTTATGAGGAAGGAGTGAAAGAAATCAAGAAAAACGGGCAACAGATTGATACAACAGGTGGATATCGCATATTGGTCAATGATGAGCGATTTTTAGTGATTGATCGTTCAATCGAACAGACAATTGCAAGTACGCAAACGAACAATCAATTTGACACGTTAGATAAACAAAATGAGGTACTTGTGTCTTTGCCTTTATTATTTAAAAATGATGATTATCTCATTGCTCTTTCAAAGGAAATTGAAGAACAGATGAAAAATCGTATGGAAAAAAATCCAGAATCAACTTATTTTGCTCTAGAGGATAATGGCTCATTTTTATTAAAAAAAGATCCTAGTTTTTATATCAATAAAGAACACCAGCTGGTTATCTTCTTTGATAAATACGAGGTAGCACCTGGTGCTATGGGGACACAAGAATTCGTTATTGATACAAATAAAATCCAATCTTTATTGGCTGACCCAAACTATTTGAACTAA
- a CDS encoding Y-family DNA polymerase, which produces MFKNQNPVFDYHKEPSRDILCIDCKSFYASVECVSLGLDPLTTKLVVMSYPGNSWEERGSGLILASSPAAKKAYGITNISRARDLPFPYPSDLYIAPPRMAYYMEKNKEINAIYKTYADESNHHVYSVDESFLDITNSLNLFDAPDARTLAKKIRQDVYDQTGIYTTIGIGDNPLLAKLALDNEAKDTRDMIAEWRYEDVPEKLWRIPQLTDFWGIGRKTAIRLNKMNIHSIYELAHADYYRLKSAMGVIGTQLYAHAWGIDRSFLGEVYTPKSKSIGNSQILNKDYTRREEIEIVIKEMADQVGTRLRREEAKAQVVSLWVGFSLGYTDVSGKTGFHQQMKIEPTNASHVLAEALLMIFDRHYQRQDIRSIGVNCSRLVYATGLQLNLFDDPKEQVNAAKIDFVVDKIRQKYGFKAIVHAHSLLEGGRAIARSSLVGGHAGGMAGIEGEGHATHEKRISRLQ; this is translated from the coding sequence ATGTTTAAAAATCAAAATCCTGTATTTGACTATCATAAAGAACCTTCTAGAGATATTTTATGTATTGATTGTAAGTCGTTCTATGCTTCTGTTGAATGTGTCTCACTTGGTTTAGACCCTTTAACAACCAAACTAGTTGTTATGTCGTACCCCGGAAATTCATGGGAAGAACGTGGTAGCGGGTTGATCCTTGCCTCTAGTCCAGCTGCAAAAAAAGCCTACGGGATCACGAATATCAGTCGTGCGCGTGATTTGCCCTTTCCTTATCCCAGTGATCTATATATTGCCCCACCACGAATGGCTTATTATATGGAGAAGAACAAAGAAATCAATGCGATTTATAAAACCTATGCAGACGAGAGTAACCATCATGTCTATTCGGTCGACGAAAGTTTTTTGGATATCACAAATAGTTTGAATTTGTTCGATGCTCCTGATGCCCGGACACTTGCAAAAAAAATTCGTCAAGACGTTTATGACCAGACAGGGATCTATACCACGATCGGTATCGGTGATAATCCACTATTGGCAAAATTAGCTCTGGATAATGAAGCGAAGGATACCCGAGACATGATCGCCGAATGGCGTTATGAAGACGTCCCTGAAAAACTTTGGCGGATTCCTCAGCTGACAGATTTTTGGGGGATCGGTCGAAAAACAGCGATTCGTTTAAATAAAATGAACATCCATAGCATCTATGAGCTTGCACATGCGGATTACTATCGTTTAAAAAGTGCAATGGGGGTAATTGGTACACAACTTTATGCCCATGCCTGGGGAATCGATCGGAGCTTTCTTGGTGAAGTCTACACCCCTAAATCAAAAAGCATCGGAAATAGTCAAATCCTCAATAAGGACTATACCCGCCGAGAAGAGATTGAAATCGTGATCAAGGAAATGGCAGATCAAGTAGGCACACGCTTACGACGAGAAGAAGCAAAAGCACAAGTAGTTAGTCTGTGGGTCGGCTTTTCTTTGGGCTACACAGATGTTTCAGGAAAAACTGGGTTTCACCAACAGATGAAAATCGAGCCGACCAATGCCAGTCATGTTTTAGCAGAAGCACTATTGATGATTTTTGATCGACATTATCAACGGCAAGATATCCGAAGTATCGGCGTCAACTGTTCTCGCTTAGTTTATGCGACTGGCTTGCAATTGAATCTATTCGATGATCCTAAAGAGCAAGTCAATGCGGCAAAGATTGACTTTGTCGTGGATAAGATTCGACAAAAATATGGATTTAAAGCAATCGTCCATGCACATAGTTTACTAGAAGGTGGTCGAGCAATCGCCCGCAGTTCGCTTGTAGGCGGTCATGCTGGCGGAATGGCTGGTATTGAAGGTGAGGGACATGCGACGCACGAAAAAAGAATTTCTCGATTACAATGA
- the aroF gene encoding 3-deoxy-7-phosphoheptulonate synthase, which translates to MILIIKPGIEVNQLEPVLSRIKEEGLDVQINHGKDRLVLGLIGDPKIIQGVPFERYDTVERAVKISNTYKLTSREFHPQDTVVDVDGLKIGDGSFVTMAGPCSVEGEEQIMETARMAKAGGATVLRGGAYKPRTSPYAFQGLGEEGLKMMRKAADHYGLKVITEVMDEAHIDVVCEYTDIIQIGARNMQNFRLLEAVGKTGKPIGLKRGISGTIEEWLNAAEYIAVQNNPNIIFIERGIRTYETATRNTFDLSAVPIIKKLSHFPIIVDPSHGTGVWDLVSPMARAGVASGADGMIVEIHPDPIHAWSDGQQSLNEKNYLRMMEEVEILVEAMNKIKAL; encoded by the coding sequence ATGATTTTAATTATTAAACCAGGAATTGAAGTAAACCAACTAGAACCAGTACTTTCACGTATCAAGGAAGAGGGCTTGGACGTTCAGATCAACCATGGCAAAGATCGTCTTGTTTTAGGATTGATCGGTGATCCAAAAATTATCCAAGGTGTACCATTTGAAAGATACGACACGGTGGAGCGTGCAGTAAAAATCTCTAATACGTACAAACTGACTTCTCGAGAATTTCATCCGCAAGATACAGTCGTTGATGTGGATGGTTTGAAAATCGGTGATGGTAGTTTTGTGACGATGGCTGGTCCTTGTTCAGTAGAAGGCGAAGAACAAATCATGGAAACTGCTCGTATGGCAAAAGCTGGTGGGGCAACAGTCCTACGTGGAGGAGCCTACAAACCTAGAACGTCACCCTACGCTTTCCAAGGATTAGGAGAAGAAGGACTGAAAATGATGCGTAAAGCAGCGGATCATTACGGCTTAAAAGTCATTACCGAAGTCATGGATGAAGCCCATATCGATGTCGTTTGCGAATACACAGATATCATTCAGATCGGCGCCAGAAATATGCAAAACTTTCGTCTATTAGAAGCTGTTGGGAAAACAGGAAAACCAATTGGCTTGAAACGCGGGATTTCAGGAACGATCGAAGAATGGTTGAACGCGGCGGAATACATTGCGGTACAAAACAATCCAAACATCATCTTTATCGAACGTGGTATTCGTACTTACGAAACAGCGACACGCAATACCTTCGATCTAAGTGCTGTACCGATCATTAAAAAATTAAGTCATTTCCCGATCATCGTTGATCCAAGTCATGGTACAGGGGTTTGGGATCTCGTATCACCAATGGCAAGAGCCGGTGTTGCTAGTGGCGCAGATGGGATGATCGTAGAGATCCACCCTGATCCAATCCACGCATGGTCAGATGGACAGCAATCATTGAATGAAAAGAACTACCTACGAATGATGGAAGAAGTCGAGATTTTAGTTGAAGCAATGAATAAAATCAAAGCCTTATAG
- the aroB gene encoding 3-dehydroquinate synthase translates to MLEVVLPEKSYEIIIERNALDHVSEWIEGIWKNKKIAIISDTNVFPIYGEKICQQLRASYEVVHYVVSAGESSKSFDMAAHLYAFLAEEQFTRSDAVIALGGGVIGDLASFVASTYMRGISFVQIPTSLLAQVDSSIGGKTAINAPMAKNMIGTFAQPDGVLIDPETLMTLSERRIQEGIAEIIKCGAISDETLWQDLAKLTGVADLLANSEKIIEKALRVKKQVVEEDQFDNGNRLLLNFGHTIGHAIENTAGYGQISHGEAVAIGMVQITKQAEKMGKSPVGITAQLIQMIEKYQLPIKYQPWEEQSLYDAITHDKKARGKTLKIILLDKIGQARIQEIPLESVKDYLKEGN, encoded by the coding sequence ATGTTAGAAGTTGTCTTACCAGAAAAAAGCTATGAGATCATCATTGAACGAAATGCACTCGATCATGTGTCTGAGTGGATCGAAGGAATCTGGAAAAATAAAAAAATCGCGATTATCAGTGATACGAATGTTTTTCCGATATACGGCGAAAAAATTTGTCAACAGTTGCGGGCAAGCTACGAAGTCGTCCATTATGTTGTTTCAGCTGGGGAGAGCAGCAAATCATTCGACATGGCAGCTCACCTCTATGCGTTTTTAGCAGAAGAACAATTTACGCGTAGTGATGCGGTGATTGCGCTTGGAGGGGGAGTGATCGGCGATTTAGCCAGCTTCGTTGCTTCCACCTATATGCGAGGGATTTCATTTGTCCAGATCCCGACTTCCCTACTGGCACAGGTCGATTCAAGCATTGGAGGAAAAACAGCAATCAATGCACCCATGGCGAAAAATATGATTGGGACATTTGCACAACCAGACGGGGTATTGATCGATCCAGAGACGTTAATGACGTTATCAGAGCGTAGAATCCAAGAAGGGATCGCTGAGATCATCAAGTGTGGTGCAATCAGTGATGAAACGCTATGGCAAGATTTGGCAAAATTAACAGGAGTTGCTGACTTACTGGCTAATAGTGAAAAAATCATTGAAAAGGCGTTGCGTGTGAAGAAACAAGTTGTTGAAGAAGATCAATTCGATAACGGGAATCGTTTGTTACTGAACTTTGGCCATACGATCGGACATGCCATCGAAAATACTGCTGGTTATGGTCAGATCAGTCATGGCGAAGCCGTAGCGATCGGTATGGTGCAAATCACCAAACAAGCCGAAAAGATGGGAAAATCACCAGTGGGCATCACTGCGCAATTGATCCAAATGATCGAAAAGTATCAGTTACCGATCAAGTACCAACCTTGGGAGGAGCAATCCCTTTATGATGCGATCACCCACGATAAAAAGGCACGTGGAAAGACATTGAAAATTATTTTATTAGATAAAATCGGACAAGCAAGAATCCAAGAAATTCCGCTTGAGTCCGTGAAAGACTATTTAAAGGAGGGGAACTAA